One Drosophila santomea strain STO CAGO 1482 chromosome X, Prin_Dsan_1.1, whole genome shotgun sequence DNA segment encodes these proteins:
- the LOC120455945 gene encoding uncharacterized protein LOC120455945, which yields MFAAKQGSLAARGVRYFRLGWHHSAFGRTKGCDKTSATVLASHLPKDQQTELLPEEPRKPEELMQHLGPRRNEQEQRRIRKAQYESHLKELLQHKSVDAEMAIQCVPFVKMPCGSENPLKRRYDSAESLLEQVSDPKELAKEVIKLATELRMERQKNEIVMQSFLDLEELLFLKNSASSSENSATKQASQNQYNTFKPFRKD from the coding sequence ATGTTTGCCGCAAAGCAAGGGAGCTTGGCAGCAAGAGGAGTGCGATATTTTCGCCTGGGCTGGCATCACAGTGCGTTTGGCAGGACCAAAGGATGTGACAAGACCTCGGCCACAGTGCTCGCCAGCCATTTGCCCAAGGATCAGCAAACGGAGCTACTTCCGGAGGAGCCACGAAAGCCGGAGGAACTTATGCAGCATTTGGGACCGCGTCGCAATGAACAGGAGCAGCGAAGGATACGCAAGGCTCAATACGAATCGCATCTGAAGGAGTTGCTCCAGCACAAATCCGTGGACGCCGAAATGGCCATACAATGTGTGCCTTTTGTGAAAATGCCTTGCGGTTCGGAAAATCCGCTAAAACGGCGTTACGATAGTGCCGAATCACTACTCGAGCAGGTCAGCGATCCCAAGGAATTGGCCAAGGAGGTGATCAAATTGGCCACCGAGTTGCGCATGGAGCGGcagaaaaatgaaattgtcatgcaaagttttttggaTCTAGAGGAATTGTTATTTCTGAAAAACTCTGCGTCGAGTTCGGAAAACTCCGCAACGAAACAAGCCAGTCAAAATCAATATAATACCTTTAAACCTTTTAGAAaagattaa